A genomic stretch from Thermomonospora umbrina includes:
- a CDS encoding DUF350 domain-containing protein — protein sequence MMLNDIVEEGGAALAYGGVGVALLALGFLVVEITTPGRLGHQIWTEGNRGAALILAAKLAGVGAIVTTAIVTSEDGLADGLVGTVAYGVLGIIVMTLAFYLLDLLTPGSLGATVVGNEGESASGQMAPACWVVAVTDLAIAAIVAAAIS from the coding sequence ATGATGCTGAACGACATCGTCGAGGAAGGCGGAGCCGCGCTCGCGTACGGCGGGGTCGGCGTCGCCCTGCTGGCGCTCGGCTTCCTGGTGGTCGAGATCACGACCCCTGGCAGACTCGGCCACCAGATCTGGACCGAGGGCAACCGGGGCGCGGCGCTGATCCTGGCCGCCAAGCTGGCCGGCGTCGGCGCGATCGTCACCACCGCCATCGTCACCAGCGAGGACGGCCTGGCCGACGGCCTGGTCGGGACGGTCGCCTACGGCGTGCTGGGCATCATCGTGATGACCCTCGCCTTCTACCTCCTCGACCTGCTCACCCCGGGCAGCCTGGGCGCGACCGTGGTCGGCAACGAGGGCGAGTCCGCGTCCGGTCAGATGGCCCCGGCCTGCTGGGTCGTCGCCGTCACCGACCTCGCCATCGCCGCC
- a CDS encoding DUF4247 domain-containing protein: MKHFVGGGLLAALGAIVLTGALVSGNTSPRGWIGSHYAKAGNGVYRAPGPPLAVAATLSRKFKPSDRAYDPAGVFLRYPNAIIAVLPDGRGSRILVDDVDRGYRRHGSTLSGRWGGPGGRASVFRGGGPGSGK, from the coding sequence GTGAAACATTTCGTGGGCGGCGGCCTGCTGGCCGCGCTCGGGGCGATCGTGCTGACCGGTGCGCTGGTCAGCGGGAACACCTCGCCGCGCGGCTGGATCGGCTCGCACTACGCCAAGGCGGGGAACGGCGTCTACCGGGCGCCCGGACCCCCGCTGGCGGTGGCGGCCACCCTCAGCCGCAAGTTCAAGCCCTCCGACCGGGCCTACGACCCCGCCGGGGTGTTCCTGCGCTACCCGAACGCGATCATCGCGGTGCTGCCGGACGGCAGGGGCAGCCGGATCCTCGTCGACGACGTCGATCGCGGCTACCGACGACACGGCAGCACGCTGAGCGGACGCTGGGGCGGGCCGGGCGGCCGGGCGTCGGTGTTCCGGGGCGGCGGACCGGGGTCGGGCAAGTGA
- a CDS encoding DUF2617 family protein encodes MRAALDTPYLDTRADALTFALGLAPLDALAVLPVERDGLRVEMRLLGASHQVFVGPVSETVACLPGEPGPLPEGLRAEVAGWSYDFRADVRSHGTEAGFAAAVRELCARLAHRDDALTGTFPGSPHAVTALALEDTPGGRMLGWRTWHAYPQTREIVVTRTLLEVAQ; translated from the coding sequence GTGCGCGCCGCCCTCGACACCCCCTACCTGGACACGCGCGCCGACGCGCTGACCTTCGCGCTGGGCCTGGCCCCGCTGGACGCGCTGGCGGTGCTCCCGGTGGAACGCGACGGCCTACGGGTGGAGATGCGGCTGCTCGGGGCGTCCCACCAGGTCTTCGTCGGTCCCGTCAGCGAGACCGTCGCCTGCCTGCCCGGAGAGCCCGGCCCGCTGCCCGAGGGGTTGCGCGCCGAGGTGGCCGGCTGGTCGTACGACTTCCGGGCGGACGTCCGTTCCCACGGCACCGAGGCCGGGTTCGCGGCGGCGGTGCGGGAGCTGTGCGCGCGGCTCGCTCACCGGGACGACGCGCTGACCGGAACGTTCCCCGGCTCGCCGCACGCGGTGACCGCCCTCGCGCTCGAGGACACCCCCGGCGGTCGGATGCTGGGCTGGCGCACCTGGCACGCCTACCCGCAGACCCGAGAGATCGTCGTGACCCGCACCCTCCTGGAGGTCGCGCAGTGA
- a CDS encoding DUF4178 domain-containing protein: protein MERPLSVEVGMLPAVIALLALILVALVVLIVVLLRRRPNAAQTPPAPTPVDPFASVGEVAGDPRALKAGDLVEYLGVRYFVRGSVRLREGGYTWSEHLLDADGADTADTVAGTKVWVSVEEDPDLEVVWWTERDAAGLTPDQPTLTLDGVEYRRDEHGTADYRTEGTTGLGDTGRVEYVDYEGPGGRYLSFERFGGGAWEAGTGERVPTGTMTIYPGG, encoded by the coding sequence ATGGAACGACCCCTGAGCGTGGAGGTGGGCATGCTGCCGGCGGTGATCGCGCTGCTCGCGTTGATCCTGGTCGCGCTGGTCGTGCTCATCGTCGTTCTGCTGCGACGTCGTCCGAACGCCGCGCAGACCCCTCCGGCCCCGACACCCGTCGACCCGTTCGCGTCCGTGGGTGAGGTCGCCGGCGACCCCCGCGCGCTGAAGGCGGGGGATCTGGTGGAGTACCTCGGCGTCCGGTACTTCGTACGCGGCTCGGTGCGTCTCCGCGAGGGGGGCTACACCTGGAGCGAGCACCTGCTCGACGCCGACGGGGCCGACACGGCCGACACCGTCGCCGGTACGAAGGTGTGGGTGTCCGTCGAGGAGGACCCGGATCTCGAGGTCGTCTGGTGGACCGAGCGCGATGCCGCCGGCCTGACGCCCGATCAGCCGACCCTGACCCTCGACGGGGTGGAGTACCGACGGGACGAGCACGGCACCGCCGACTACCGCACCGAGGGCACCACGGGCCTCGGCGACACGGGGCGGGTCGAGTACGTCGACTACGAGGGGCCCGGCGGGCGCTACCTGTCGTTCGAGAGGTTCGGCGGCGGGGCGTGGGAGGCCGGCACCGGTGAGCGCGTCCCCACCGGGACCATGACCATCTACCCGGGCGGTTGA
- the dapC gene encoding succinyldiaminopimelate transaminase, protein MRKLPDFPWDRLTPYKEIAGRHAGGMVDLSVGTPVDPTPEPIRRALAEAADAPGYPQTYGTPALREAVAGWLRRTLGVSGADPAAVLPVIGTKELVAWLPTLLGAGPGDRVVFPELAYPTYDVGARLAGAEPVPADGLLTLGPAVPKIVWVNSPSNPTGRVLPAEHLRKVVSWARERGAVVVSDECYIELVWDETPGRQPVSILHPDVCGGSHEGLLAIHSLSKRSNMAGYRAGFVTGDPALVKRLLEVRKHAGMIVPAPVQAAMTAAYGDDAHVAEQRARYARRREALRAALVGHGFRIDHSEASLYLWATRDEPCWDTVEHLAGSGILVAPGDFYGPAGGRHVRVAFTATDERVAAAVQRL, encoded by the coding sequence GTGCGTAAGCTCCCGGATTTCCCCTGGGATCGGCTGACTCCGTACAAGGAGATCGCCGGCCGTCATGCCGGCGGAATGGTGGATCTTTCGGTCGGCACCCCCGTCGACCCGACGCCGGAACCGATCCGCCGCGCGCTCGCCGAGGCGGCGGACGCGCCCGGATATCCGCAGACGTACGGCACTCCGGCGCTGCGCGAGGCGGTGGCGGGCTGGCTGCGCCGCACGCTCGGGGTGTCCGGCGCGGACCCGGCCGCCGTGCTGCCGGTGATCGGCACCAAGGAGCTGGTCGCCTGGCTGCCCACGCTGCTCGGCGCGGGGCCCGGCGACCGGGTCGTCTTCCCAGAGCTGGCGTACCCGACGTACGACGTGGGCGCGCGGCTGGCGGGGGCCGAGCCGGTCCCCGCGGACGGGCTGCTGACGCTGGGCCCCGCCGTCCCGAAGATCGTCTGGGTGAACTCGCCGTCCAACCCCACCGGCCGGGTGCTGCCCGCCGAACACCTGCGCAAGGTCGTGTCGTGGGCCCGCGAGCGCGGCGCGGTGGTGGTCAGCGACGAGTGCTACATCGAGCTGGTCTGGGACGAGACACCCGGCAGGCAGCCGGTGTCGATCCTGCACCCGGACGTGTGCGGGGGCTCCCACGAGGGGCTGCTGGCCATCCACTCGCTGTCCAAGCGCTCCAACATGGCCGGCTACCGGGCCGGGTTCGTCACCGGTGACCCGGCGCTGGTCAAGCGGCTGCTGGAGGTCCGCAAGCACGCCGGGATGATCGTTCCCGCGCCCGTTCAGGCCGCGATGACCGCGGCGTACGGCGACGACGCCCACGTGGCCGAGCAGCGCGCCCGGTACGCCCGCCGGCGGGAGGCGCTGCGAGCGGCGCTGGTCGGGCACGGCTTCCGCATCGACCACTCCGAGGCGTCCCTGTACCTGTGGGCCACCCGGGACGAGCCCTGCTGGGACACGGTGGAACACCTGGCAGGGTCGGGCATCCTGGTCGCGCCGGGCGACTTCTACGGCCCCGCCGGCGGCCGGCACGTCCGCGTCGCCTTCACCGCAACGGACGAACGCGTGGCGGCAGCGGTCCAGCGTCTCTGA
- the fdxA gene encoding ferredoxin, whose amino-acid sequence MTYVIAQPCVDLLDKACIEECPVDCIYEGKRQLYIHPDECVDCGACEPVCPVEAIYYEDDVPDQWKDFYKVNVEFFDDLGSPGGASKVGKIDKDHPIVVALPPQVHDD is encoded by the coding sequence GTGACCTACGTCATTGCGCAGCCCTGTGTGGACCTGCTCGACAAGGCGTGCATTGAGGAATGCCCGGTCGACTGCATCTACGAGGGCAAGCGCCAGCTCTACATCCACCCGGACGAGTGCGTCGACTGCGGTGCGTGCGAGCCCGTCTGCCCGGTTGAGGCGATCTACTACGAGGACGACGTCCCCGACCAGTGGAAGGACTTCTACAAGGTCAACGTCGAGTTCTTCGACGACCTGGGTTCGCCCGGGGGGGCCTCCAAGGTCGGCAAGATCGACAAGGACCACCCGATCGTGGTGGCGCTGCCCCCGCAGGTGCACGACGACTGA
- a CDS encoding polysaccharide deacetylase family protein, whose translation MALTFDDGPGPYTARLLDHLAKTRVRATFFVLGELVRPNARLVRRIAAEGHELANHSWSHPDLAGMSSRGVRNEAQRTQAAIQRVSGVRSRLFRPPYGSTNAQVGRAVALPQIMWSVDTLDWSHRNTARTVRIVLKETRGGGIVLFHDVHKPTVAAIPQVISRLSRKGYRFVTVSELFQGKRLRPGVRYYERGP comes from the coding sequence GTGGCGCTGACGTTCGACGACGGGCCGGGGCCGTACACCGCCCGGCTCCTCGACCACCTGGCCAAGACCCGGGTGCGGGCGACCTTCTTCGTGCTCGGCGAGCTGGTGCGGCCGAACGCGCGCCTCGTACGGCGGATCGCCGCCGAGGGCCATGAGCTGGCCAACCACTCCTGGTCGCATCCGGACCTGGCGGGGATGTCCTCGCGCGGGGTCCGGAACGAGGCGCAGCGGACGCAGGCGGCCATCCAACGGGTGTCGGGCGTGCGCTCGCGACTGTTCAGGCCCCCGTACGGGTCGACGAACGCGCAGGTGGGCCGGGCGGTGGCGCTGCCGCAGATCATGTGGAGCGTCGACACGCTCGACTGGAGCCACCGCAACACCGCCCGCACCGTACGGATCGTTCTCAAGGAGACCCGAGGCGGCGGGATCGTCCTCTTCCACGACGTCCACAAGCCGACCGTCGCCGCGATCCCGCAGGTGATCTCGCGGTTGAGCCGGAAGGGGTACCGGTTCGTCACGGTCTCCGAGCTGTTCCAGGGCAAGCGGCTGCGGCCCGGTGTCCGCTACTACGAGCGCGGGCCTTAA
- a CDS encoding crotonase/enoyl-CoA hydratase family protein codes for MGYSEIRYEVADRVATVTLDRPERMNAYTYTMRGELLAVFDEIDADDEVRAVVVTGAGRAFCAGADLQAGGDTFNKEKQGDMFAGEDVLEDGTPRDGGGTVALRIARCLKPVIGAFNGAAVGVGVTMTLPMDVRLASEKAKFGFVFARRGIVTEAASSWFLPRLVGIAQAMEWAATGRVFDAREALDGGLVSRVHAPDELLPAAYGLAREIADNTSAVSVAAIRRLMWSGLSSTTPWDAHANDSRLMAALGSSPDAAEGVTSFLEKRPASFPMRVSADLPTEVPDWPLR; via the coding sequence GTGGGGTACAGCGAGATTCGGTACGAGGTCGCCGATCGGGTCGCGACGGTCACGTTGGACCGGCCCGAGCGGATGAACGCGTACACGTACACGATGCGCGGTGAGCTGCTCGCGGTGTTCGACGAGATCGACGCCGACGACGAGGTGCGGGCCGTCGTGGTGACCGGGGCGGGGCGCGCGTTCTGCGCGGGCGCGGACCTGCAGGCGGGCGGCGACACGTTCAACAAGGAGAAGCAGGGCGACATGTTCGCCGGGGAGGACGTGCTGGAGGACGGCACGCCCCGGGACGGCGGGGGCACGGTGGCGCTGCGGATCGCGCGGTGCCTCAAGCCGGTCATCGGCGCGTTCAACGGTGCGGCGGTCGGCGTCGGCGTGACGATGACGCTGCCGATGGACGTCCGGCTGGCGTCGGAGAAGGCGAAGTTCGGGTTCGTGTTCGCCCGGCGCGGGATCGTCACCGAGGCCGCGTCGAGCTGGTTCCTGCCGCGTCTGGTGGGGATCGCGCAGGCGATGGAGTGGGCGGCGACGGGGCGGGTGTTCGACGCGCGCGAGGCGCTGGACGGCGGGCTGGTGTCCCGCGTGCACGCGCCCGACGAGCTGCTGCCGGCGGCGTACGGGCTCGCGCGGGAGATCGCCGACAACACCTCGGCGGTGTCGGTGGCGGCGATCCGGCGGCTGATGTGGTCGGGACTGTCCTCGACGACGCCCTGGGACGCCCACGCCAACGACTCCCGGCTGATGGCGGCGCTGGGATCCTCCCCGGACGCGGCCGAGGGCGTGACGTCCTTCCTGGAGAAGCGCCCGGCGTCCTTCCCGATGCGCGTCAGCGCCGACCTGCCGACGGAGGTCCCCGACTGGCCCCTCCGCTGA
- a CDS encoding class I SAM-dependent methyltransferase, translated as MNWAVATYDSAFGYVSAHGAPLVDLLDPQPDERIIDLGCGTGLFSAAIAERGTEVLGIDGSPEMIAQAAAAHPQLSFAVGDAHDFTTSEPYDAVASNAALHWMTRDPDAVIAAVRAALRPGGRFVAEMGGAGNCAELIAAMQTAWRIFGLAEPELPWYFPTPAEYATRLESAGFTVRLLEYFDRPTRMTEGPNGAADWVRVFAASALKEVPPEIVEPLLSRINELAAPALRRESGWVADYVRLRFAAVRKPDGSAPMPEGPGSSSMGPPPHTPPTAPGPPPSGAAGPAGGGGGGVHATMPQATGVPTAEDIAAMPRH; from the coding sequence GTGAACTGGGCCGTTGCGACGTACGACTCCGCCTTCGGATACGTCTCCGCACACGGCGCTCCGCTGGTCGACCTGCTCGATCCGCAACCCGACGAGCGCATCATCGACCTCGGGTGCGGAACGGGCCTGTTCTCCGCGGCCATCGCCGAGCGGGGCACCGAGGTGCTCGGCATCGACGGCTCCCCCGAGATGATCGCGCAGGCCGCCGCCGCCCACCCGCAACTGTCGTTCGCGGTCGGCGACGCCCACGACTTCACCACCAGCGAGCCGTACGACGCGGTGGCCTCCAACGCCGCGCTGCACTGGATGACCCGCGACCCCGACGCGGTCATCGCCGCGGTCCGCGCGGCGCTGCGTCCCGGCGGCCGGTTCGTCGCCGAGATGGGCGGGGCGGGCAACTGCGCGGAGCTGATCGCCGCCATGCAGACCGCGTGGCGCATCTTCGGGCTGGCCGAGCCGGAACTGCCCTGGTACTTCCCCACGCCCGCCGAGTACGCGACCCGGCTGGAGTCCGCCGGGTTCACGGTGCGGCTGCTGGAGTACTTCGACCGGCCCACCCGGATGACCGAGGGCCCCAACGGCGCCGCCGACTGGGTGCGGGTCTTCGCCGCGAGCGCCCTCAAGGAGGTCCCGCCGGAGATCGTCGAGCCGCTCCTGTCCCGCATCAACGAACTCGCCGCCCCCGCCCTGCGCCGCGAGTCCGGCTGGGTCGCCGACTACGTGCGCCTCCGCTTCGCCGCCGTCCGCAAGCCGGACGGCAGCGCACCCATGCCCGAGGGCCCCGGCTCCTCGTCCATGGGCCCCCCTCCGCACACGCCGCCCACCGCTCCGGGTCCGCCGCCCTCCGGGGCCGCGGGCCCGGCCGGGGGCGGGGGCGGGGGCGTTCACGCCACCATGCCGCAGGCCACCGGCGTGCCGACGGCGGAGGACATCGCCGCCATGCCACGGCACTGA
- a CDS encoding trypsin-like serine peptidase, translated as MRLSAPRIAITAAVIGTAAATTSVAFAATGPAQTTVTKAGAPTAASGLDTYTDGEIAASATEKYWTKERMASAKPVPLPKTVTAAAASVAVADAPLQEVPAAPVGDTVATSGGVSTSAVTNTKQWPYLKTGIARTTGRIYFVKGGDNYVCSGTVVNAPNRRTVWTAGHCLHGGGPGGTWHKNVMFAPGYRDGRFPGGRWTARFRVAGTAWTKNRNLNYRYAHDLAAFTVWDWKGQRIQGRTGGQGISWGYKSRNYFMRAFGYPVVYLPSGKRTQGHRLYYCTGNTRGIRFHSQAPTSLQLPCTMGGGASGGSWLYGMNSKGWGRVAGVNSTHSTRDNRMFSPYQGRLAADIYNWIKTK; from the coding sequence TTGCGTCTTTCAGCCCCCCGCATCGCCATCACGGCGGCCGTCATCGGAACGGCCGCGGCGACCACGAGCGTGGCCTTCGCGGCCACCGGGCCGGCCCAGACCACCGTGACGAAGGCGGGCGCTCCCACGGCGGCGTCCGGCCTGGACACTTACACCGACGGCGAGATCGCCGCGAGCGCCACCGAGAAGTACTGGACCAAGGAGCGCATGGCCTCGGCCAAGCCGGTCCCGCTTCCCAAGACGGTCACCGCCGCCGCGGCCTCCGTCGCGGTGGCCGACGCCCCGCTGCAGGAGGTGCCGGCCGCCCCCGTGGGCGACACCGTCGCGACCTCCGGTGGCGTGTCCACCTCGGCCGTCACCAACACCAAGCAGTGGCCCTACCTGAAGACGGGTATCGCTCGTACCACCGGGCGCATCTACTTCGTCAAGGGTGGCGACAACTACGTCTGCAGCGGCACGGTCGTGAACGCGCCGAACAGGCGCACCGTCTGGACCGCCGGCCACTGCCTGCACGGCGGCGGCCCCGGCGGCACCTGGCACAAGAACGTCATGTTCGCGCCGGGCTACCGCGACGGGCGCTTCCCGGGCGGCCGTTGGACGGCGCGGTTCCGCGTCGCCGGCACGGCATGGACCAAGAACCGCAACCTCAACTACCGCTACGCCCACGACCTGGCGGCGTTCACCGTCTGGGACTGGAAGGGCCAGCGCATCCAGGGCCGCACCGGCGGCCAGGGCATCTCCTGGGGCTACAAGAGCCGGAACTACTTCATGCGGGCGTTCGGCTACCCGGTCGTCTACCTGCCCTCCGGCAAGCGGACGCAGGGGCACCGCCTCTACTACTGCACCGGTAACACCCGGGGCATCCGCTTCCACTCGCAGGCGCCGACCAGCCTGCAGCTCCCCTGCACCATGGGCGGCGGCGCCAGCGGCGGCTCCTGGCTGTACGGCATGAACAGCAAGGGCTGGGGCCGGGTCGCGGGTGTCAACAGCACCCACAGCACCCGCGACAACCGCATGTTCAGCCCCTACCAGGGCCGGCTCGCGGCGGACATCTACAACTGGATCAAGACGAAGTAA
- a CDS encoding MmcQ/YjbR family DNA-binding protein: MEEREHANRVSLKVRGNGFRHLAQEGRVARLKATLEERDALVATDPEAYGDSYVAGRFGWIEVRPAAAPVDEPSELISEAWRLSAPRRPVGESLGDF, encoded by the coding sequence GTGGAGGAGCGGGAACATGCGAACCGGGTGAGCCTGAAGGTGCGCGGCAACGGGTTCCGCCATCTGGCACAGGAGGGGCGGGTGGCGAGGCTCAAGGCGACTCTTGAGGAGAGGGATGCGCTGGTGGCGACGGATCCGGAGGCGTACGGTGACTCCTACGTCGCCGGCCGTTTCGGCTGGATCGAGGTGCGGCCGGCCGCTGCTCCGGTGGACGAGCCGAGCGAGCTGATCAGCGAGGCCTGGAGGCTGTCGGCGCCAAGACGGCCGGTCGGGGAGTCCCTCGGGGACTTCTGA